ATGAGCATGACCTCCCACTCAAACACGTTATTTTCATCGACGAGCCCACAGCTAATGCCAGGAAGGTCTTTAGCAGACTGCATCTGTTGCAGCTGTCTCACCAACATACGACCTGCTGGTGATGTAGCCATAGTGGTGGAAATCTGGTCTCGGGAGTGGTAGCGCGGGGCGAGAAAGAGGAGCGGGATGAAGGAATCAGGCGCCTGACGAGACCCTAGGAGCGCATACAATTAATATGGCGgttcaagaagaggacaacTCTCCAAAGGTacccaggaggaagaaagggtaaaaaaGATTATCAGTGACGAGAGAAGTGGTGAAAGGATGGCCACTGAGGGCGGTGTGTTTGGTCGGGCGGGGTGCGGGGCTATTGGTCAGTTGGATGGCCTTAGTCAGGCATCGGGAGTTAATTTTCAGGCACCCTACATGTTAcagtatactgtacatatactGAACTTATGGAACAGCCACGTAAGCGACGGTCTTGTGCACAATGTAGAGTAGGTTCAACATAGTATTTCAGATGCACTAAACACAAGTACGTTTTTGGCATAACTAACCAAGGGCTACAGGGCGCATGTATCGACACAATAGGAGAGGTCAACAGGACAACCGAAACGAAACTTTTCCGGCTCTAGTGTCACTCGGGCCGACGCTTCGTAGTGGATAAAAAACCTGTTATGACGCAGCGCCAAGAAAAGGTATGTCCAAGTTGTACAACaaaacaagagagaaaaagaaagaagtggtAATAGTAGAAGATAGataggaaagaaaatctcaTGTACGTTAAAATATGTGGATCAGCTAAGCGCTGACCTCGCTACGCCGGACACCGTATGCCAATGCCCCCGCGTGGACTTGGCATCCGAGtacaaatgaaaagagaatcGTCGCGGCAAACTCCATGGCAAAGACCTTACCAATCACCTTCAGGTAGCGAATGCGAGCAGGTCCATCAAAGGTCGTCCATGCATCTTTGATGCTGAGCTTACCGCTGCCGCCCAGAGTGGCAGGAACCACCTTTCCGCCGAAGGAGCGGTCAAAGGGTATGATcgcttcatcctcctttGGAAGCATGGAGGCTGCAACACGAATCGTAACGGCCCGCACGGGGATGGATACGAGACCAGCAAGCAGGGATGGGATGGCGATGACCGTGGCTGCGCGGCTCACAAGCTCAGCCGGTGGGAGGTTAGCGTTGGGATCAACAACCAAGTCGCTCagagctccagcagctccggCGATAAGTAGGGGGATGTAGAAAGCGGCACAGACAGCGCCTTGCTCAAAGGCAACGACAGGGGCAATCCTCAGCCAGCTCTTGAATCCGGGAATGCGCTGGTAGAAGCGCTTGGGGGAGGGCTCAGATATCACAATATGCACCCAGGTCATTTCCAGGTTGGCCAGGGCCATGCCGATGATCATTCTGGCGACCAGCTGCCCGGCAAAGTTGGTCATGGACACGGGTAGAAtcgagaagagaaacccCTCGGCCAGAGAGTATGTGAAGAACAGACCGAAACCGCGGAAACGAGACCAGAAGCCGGCGCGTGCACGGAGATGTTTAATGGTGGTGCGCAGTTTACTAGTGATAGGCTGAGGGCGAAGAATATCTGCCTCGGGCTCAGCCGCGTCGACATCTTTGTCGGGATTGGAGTCGGTCTTCACGCGGATATAGATATCGGGGTTAGTTTCCTCGACAGCGGCGAGAGCTGCAACCACCATTCCATAGGTGTATTCGATCTAGAGATGGTATTAGCGACCGTAGGACATCTCGAGGAGCACAACCCACTAAAATAGGAGCATGACAAAGAACAGTGACCTTACCgagaagacaacaaaaaagaaagctaGGACAGAGAAGACAAAAAGACCAGCCAGCCATCCTGACAGATGAATGGAAGGTACTTCAGGATTTTTGGAGTTCATGGGCATGTCGGAGGCCAGCTCCATGCCTCGGCGAACAAGGGACGAGACAACCATGGCTGCGGACTCCTTATCGTGTCAGCTACTGGctgaagagatggagagcaCAGTAATCAAGATTTAGACCAGAGCACGTTAAGTAAAGTAGGTGAAACGAATACGAAACGAAAGACCGATAGTTTGGATGATAAAATAATAGATGAAATCgaaagttgaagatgatgaaggaagatgatgaaagatGGTGATAACGAGGGTCGCAAAGAGGCTGAGCGGTACGCCGTGTTCGGGCCCACCAATGATCATCGGGGCGGGCCCCACCATACCATTCTAGTCCTAGCACTACACCTGACGTGGAGGTACCCTGGAAATAACTTTCTTCACCTTAGCAATGCT
This window of the Aspergillus oryzae RIB40 DNA, chromosome 8 genome carries:
- a CDS encoding uncharacterized protein (predicted protein), whose product is MVVSSLVRRGMELASDMPMNSKNPEVPSIHLSGWLAGLFVFSVLAFFFVVFSIEYTYGMVVAALAAVEETNPDIYIRVKTDSNPDKDVDAAEPEADILRPQPITSKLRTTIKHLRARAGFWSRFRGFGLFFTYSLAEGFLFSILPVSMTNFAGQLVARMIIGMALANLEMTWVHIVISEPSPKRFYQRIPGFKSWLRIAPVVAFEQGAVCAAFYIPLLIAGAAGALSDLVVDPNANLPPAELVSRAATVIAIPSLLAGLVSIPVRAVTIRVAASMLPKEDEAIIPFDRSFGGKVVPATLGGSGKLSIKDAWTTFDGPARIRYLKVIGKVFAMEFAATILFSFVLGCQVHAGALAYGVRRSEVSA